In Eubalaena glacialis isolate mEubGla1 chromosome 3, mEubGla1.1.hap2.+ XY, whole genome shotgun sequence, the following are encoded in one genomic region:
- the MXRA8 gene encoding matrix remodeling-associated protein 8 isoform X4, which produces MELRARVLLWKLVLLQSSSVLLSSGPAGPATPGSSVVSESAVSWAAGARAVLRCQSPRMVWTQDRLHDRQRVVHWDLSGGPAGGPARRLVDMYSAGEQRVYEPRDSGRLLLTPSAFQDGNFSLLIRAVEETDEGLYTCNLHHHYCHLYESLAVRLEVTDDPRAAGAHWDGEKEVLAVERGAPALLTCVNRAHVWTDRHLEEAQQVVHWDRQPPGVPHDRADRLLDLYASGERRAYGPPFLRERVAVGADAFARGDFSLRIDPLEPADEGTYSCHLHHHYCGLHERRVFHLKVTEPAARPPPRDSPGNGSSHSGAPGPGAGDPTLARGRSVINVIVPEGRAHFFQQLGYVLATLLLFILLLITVILATRQRRRGGYEYSDKKSKSKGKDVNMVEFAVAAGDQALYRREDIRLGYKNNLLKERVELSHSPLPAKSIDLDKEFRKEYCK; this is translated from the exons ATGGAGCTGCGGGCCCGGGTCCTGCTCTGGAAACTCGTGCTTCTGCAGA GCTCTTCTGTCCTTCTGTCCTCAG GGCCAGCCGGGCCCGCGACCCCCGGCAGCTCCGTGGTGTCCGAGTCTGCAGTGAGCTGGGCAGCCGGCGCCCGTGCGGTGCTGCGCTGTCAGAGCCCGCGCATGGTGTGGACGCAAGACCGGCTGCACGACCGCCAGCGCGTGGTCCACTGGGACCTCAGCGGCGGCCCGGCCGGCGGCCCCGCGCGCCGACTCGTGGACATGTACTCGGCGGGCGAGCAGCGCGTGTACGAGCCGCGCGACAGCGGCCGCCTGCTGCTGACCCCCTCCGCCTTCCAGGACGGCAACTTCTCGCTGCTCATCCGCG CGGTGGAGGAGACAGACGAGGGGCTGTACACCTGTAACCTGCACCACCATTACTGCCACCTCTACGAGAGCCTGGCCGTGCGCCTCGAGGTCACCGACGACC CCCGGGCCGCCGGCGCGCACTGGGACGGCGAGAAGGAGGTGCTGGCGGTGGAGCGCGGCGCGCCCGCGTTGCTGACGTGCGTGAACCGCGCGCACGTGTGGACCGACCGGCACCTGGAGGAGGCGCAGCAGGTGGTGCACTGGGACCGGCAGCCGCCCGGGGTGCCGCACGACCGCGCGGACCGCCTGCTCGACCTGTACGCGTCGGGCGAGCGCCGCGCCTACGGGCCGCCCTTCCTGCGGGAGCGCGTGGCGGTGGGGGCGGACGCCTTCGCGCGCGGCGACTTCTCGCTGCGCATCGACCCGCTGGAGCCGGCAGACGAGGGCACCTACTCCTGCCACCTGCACCACCACTACTGCGGCCTACACGAGCGCCGCGTCTTCCACCTGAAGGTCACCGAGCCCGCCGCCCGGCCGCCCCCGCGGGACTCGCCGGGCAACGGCTCCAGCCACAGCGGCGCGCCCGGCCCAGGTGCAGGAG ACCCCACGCTGGCGCGCGGCCGCAGCGTCATCAACGTCATCGTCCCCGAGGGCCGGGCCCACTTCTTCCAGCAGCTGGGCTACGTGCTGGCCACCCTGCTGCTCTTCATCCTGTTGCTCATCACCGTCATCCTGGCCACCCGACAGCGCCGCCGCGGAG GCTACGAGTACTCCGACAAGAAGTCCAAGTCCAAGGG GAAGGACGTGAACATGGTGGAGTTTGCTGTGGCTGCCGGGGACCAGGCTCTTTACAGGAGGGAGGACATCCGACTAG GTTACAAAAACAACCTCCTGAAGGAGAGGGTTGAGCTGTCCCACAGCCCCCTGCCCGCCAAGAGCATCGACTTGGACAAAG AGTTCCGGAAGGAGTACTGCAAATAA
- the MXRA8 gene encoding matrix remodeling-associated protein 8 isoform X3, translated as MELRARVLLWKLVLLQSSSVLLSSGPAGPATPGSSVVSESAVSWAAGARAVLRCQSPRMVWTQDRLHDRQRVVHWDLSGGPAGGPARRLVDMYSAGEQRVYEPRDSGRLLLTPSAFQDGNFSLLIRAVEETDEGLYTCNLHHHYCHLYESLAVRLEVTDDPRAAGAHWDGEKEVLAVERGAPALLTCVNRAHVWTDRHLEEAQQVVHWDRQPPGVPHDRADRLLDLYASGERRAYGPPFLRERVAVGADAFARGDFSLRIDPLEPADEGTYSCHLHHHYCGLHERRVFHLKVTEPAARPPPRDSPGNGSSHSGAPGPDPTLARGRSVINVIVPEGRAHFFQQLGYVLATLLLFILLLITVILATRQRRRGGYEYSDKKSKSKGKDVNMVEFAVAAGDQALYRREDIRLGYKNNLLKERVELSHSPLPAKSIDLDKAEGQRADTRLSPWLPEFRKEYCK; from the exons ATGGAGCTGCGGGCCCGGGTCCTGCTCTGGAAACTCGTGCTTCTGCAGA GCTCTTCTGTCCTTCTGTCCTCAG GGCCAGCCGGGCCCGCGACCCCCGGCAGCTCCGTGGTGTCCGAGTCTGCAGTGAGCTGGGCAGCCGGCGCCCGTGCGGTGCTGCGCTGTCAGAGCCCGCGCATGGTGTGGACGCAAGACCGGCTGCACGACCGCCAGCGCGTGGTCCACTGGGACCTCAGCGGCGGCCCGGCCGGCGGCCCCGCGCGCCGACTCGTGGACATGTACTCGGCGGGCGAGCAGCGCGTGTACGAGCCGCGCGACAGCGGCCGCCTGCTGCTGACCCCCTCCGCCTTCCAGGACGGCAACTTCTCGCTGCTCATCCGCG CGGTGGAGGAGACAGACGAGGGGCTGTACACCTGTAACCTGCACCACCATTACTGCCACCTCTACGAGAGCCTGGCCGTGCGCCTCGAGGTCACCGACGACC CCCGGGCCGCCGGCGCGCACTGGGACGGCGAGAAGGAGGTGCTGGCGGTGGAGCGCGGCGCGCCCGCGTTGCTGACGTGCGTGAACCGCGCGCACGTGTGGACCGACCGGCACCTGGAGGAGGCGCAGCAGGTGGTGCACTGGGACCGGCAGCCGCCCGGGGTGCCGCACGACCGCGCGGACCGCCTGCTCGACCTGTACGCGTCGGGCGAGCGCCGCGCCTACGGGCCGCCCTTCCTGCGGGAGCGCGTGGCGGTGGGGGCGGACGCCTTCGCGCGCGGCGACTTCTCGCTGCGCATCGACCCGCTGGAGCCGGCAGACGAGGGCACCTACTCCTGCCACCTGCACCACCACTACTGCGGCCTACACGAGCGCCGCGTCTTCCACCTGAAGGTCACCGAGCCCGCCGCCCGGCCGCCCCCGCGGGACTCGCCGGGCAACGGCTCCAGCCACAGCGGCGCGCCCGGCCCAG ACCCCACGCTGGCGCGCGGCCGCAGCGTCATCAACGTCATCGTCCCCGAGGGCCGGGCCCACTTCTTCCAGCAGCTGGGCTACGTGCTGGCCACCCTGCTGCTCTTCATCCTGTTGCTCATCACCGTCATCCTGGCCACCCGACAGCGCCGCCGCGGAG GCTACGAGTACTCCGACAAGAAGTCCAAGTCCAAGGG GAAGGACGTGAACATGGTGGAGTTTGCTGTGGCTGCCGGGGACCAGGCTCTTTACAGGAGGGAGGACATCCGACTAG GTTACAAAAACAACCTCCTGAAGGAGAGGGTTGAGCTGTCCCACAGCCCCCTGCCCGCCAAGAGCATCGACTTGGACAAAG cagaggggcagagggcagaCACCCGCCTGTCCCCTTGGCTTCCAGAGTTCCGGAAGGAGTACTGCAAATAA
- the MXRA8 gene encoding matrix remodeling-associated protein 8 isoform X1, which translates to MELRARVLLWKLVLLQSSSVLLSSGPAGPATPGSSVVSESAVSWAAGARAVLRCQSPRMVWTQDRLHDRQRVVHWDLSGGPAGGPARRLVDMYSAGEQRVYEPRDSGRLLLTPSAFQDGNFSLLIRAVEETDEGLYTCNLHHHYCHLYESLAVRLEVTDDPRAAGAHWDGEKEVLAVERGAPALLTCVNRAHVWTDRHLEEAQQVVHWDRQPPGVPHDRADRLLDLYASGERRAYGPPFLRERVAVGADAFARGDFSLRIDPLEPADEGTYSCHLHHHYCGLHERRVFHLKVTEPAARPPPRDSPGNGSSHSGAPGPGAGDPTLARGRSVINVIVPEGRAHFFQQLGYVLATLLLFILLLITVILATRQRRRGGYEYSDKKSKSKGKDVNMVEFAVAAGDQALYRREDIRLGYKNNLLKERVELSHSPLPAKSIDLDKAEGQRADTRLSPWLPEFRKEYCK; encoded by the exons ATGGAGCTGCGGGCCCGGGTCCTGCTCTGGAAACTCGTGCTTCTGCAGA GCTCTTCTGTCCTTCTGTCCTCAG GGCCAGCCGGGCCCGCGACCCCCGGCAGCTCCGTGGTGTCCGAGTCTGCAGTGAGCTGGGCAGCCGGCGCCCGTGCGGTGCTGCGCTGTCAGAGCCCGCGCATGGTGTGGACGCAAGACCGGCTGCACGACCGCCAGCGCGTGGTCCACTGGGACCTCAGCGGCGGCCCGGCCGGCGGCCCCGCGCGCCGACTCGTGGACATGTACTCGGCGGGCGAGCAGCGCGTGTACGAGCCGCGCGACAGCGGCCGCCTGCTGCTGACCCCCTCCGCCTTCCAGGACGGCAACTTCTCGCTGCTCATCCGCG CGGTGGAGGAGACAGACGAGGGGCTGTACACCTGTAACCTGCACCACCATTACTGCCACCTCTACGAGAGCCTGGCCGTGCGCCTCGAGGTCACCGACGACC CCCGGGCCGCCGGCGCGCACTGGGACGGCGAGAAGGAGGTGCTGGCGGTGGAGCGCGGCGCGCCCGCGTTGCTGACGTGCGTGAACCGCGCGCACGTGTGGACCGACCGGCACCTGGAGGAGGCGCAGCAGGTGGTGCACTGGGACCGGCAGCCGCCCGGGGTGCCGCACGACCGCGCGGACCGCCTGCTCGACCTGTACGCGTCGGGCGAGCGCCGCGCCTACGGGCCGCCCTTCCTGCGGGAGCGCGTGGCGGTGGGGGCGGACGCCTTCGCGCGCGGCGACTTCTCGCTGCGCATCGACCCGCTGGAGCCGGCAGACGAGGGCACCTACTCCTGCCACCTGCACCACCACTACTGCGGCCTACACGAGCGCCGCGTCTTCCACCTGAAGGTCACCGAGCCCGCCGCCCGGCCGCCCCCGCGGGACTCGCCGGGCAACGGCTCCAGCCACAGCGGCGCGCCCGGCCCAGGTGCAGGAG ACCCCACGCTGGCGCGCGGCCGCAGCGTCATCAACGTCATCGTCCCCGAGGGCCGGGCCCACTTCTTCCAGCAGCTGGGCTACGTGCTGGCCACCCTGCTGCTCTTCATCCTGTTGCTCATCACCGTCATCCTGGCCACCCGACAGCGCCGCCGCGGAG GCTACGAGTACTCCGACAAGAAGTCCAAGTCCAAGGG GAAGGACGTGAACATGGTGGAGTTTGCTGTGGCTGCCGGGGACCAGGCTCTTTACAGGAGGGAGGACATCCGACTAG GTTACAAAAACAACCTCCTGAAGGAGAGGGTTGAGCTGTCCCACAGCCCCCTGCCCGCCAAGAGCATCGACTTGGACAAAG cagaggggcagagggcagaCACCCGCCTGTCCCCTTGGCTTCCAGAGTTCCGGAAGGAGTACTGCAAATAA
- the MXRA8 gene encoding matrix remodeling-associated protein 8 isoform X2 — translation MELRARVLLWKLVLLQSSSVLLSSGPAGPATPGSSVVSESAVSWAAGARAVLRCQSPRMVWTQDRLHDRQRVVHWDLSGGPAGGPARRLVDMYSAGEQRVYEPRDSGRLLLTPSAFQDGNFSLLIRAVEETDEGLYTCNLHHHYCHLYESLAVRLEVTDDPRAAGAHWDGEKEVLAVERGAPALLTCVNRAHVWTDRHLEEAQQVVHWDRQPPGVPHDRADRLLDLYASGERRAYGPPFLRERVAVGADAFARGDFSLRIDPLEPADEGTYSCHLHHHYCGLHERRVFHLKVTEPAARPPPRDSPGNGSSHSGAPGPGAGDPTLARGRSVINVIVPEGRAHFFQQLGYVLATLLLFILLLITVILATRQRRRGGYEYSDKKSKSKGKDVNMVEFAVAAGDQALYRREDIRLGYKNNLLKERVELSHSPLPAKSIDLDKEGQRADTRLSPWLPEFRKEYCK, via the exons ATGGAGCTGCGGGCCCGGGTCCTGCTCTGGAAACTCGTGCTTCTGCAGA GCTCTTCTGTCCTTCTGTCCTCAG GGCCAGCCGGGCCCGCGACCCCCGGCAGCTCCGTGGTGTCCGAGTCTGCAGTGAGCTGGGCAGCCGGCGCCCGTGCGGTGCTGCGCTGTCAGAGCCCGCGCATGGTGTGGACGCAAGACCGGCTGCACGACCGCCAGCGCGTGGTCCACTGGGACCTCAGCGGCGGCCCGGCCGGCGGCCCCGCGCGCCGACTCGTGGACATGTACTCGGCGGGCGAGCAGCGCGTGTACGAGCCGCGCGACAGCGGCCGCCTGCTGCTGACCCCCTCCGCCTTCCAGGACGGCAACTTCTCGCTGCTCATCCGCG CGGTGGAGGAGACAGACGAGGGGCTGTACACCTGTAACCTGCACCACCATTACTGCCACCTCTACGAGAGCCTGGCCGTGCGCCTCGAGGTCACCGACGACC CCCGGGCCGCCGGCGCGCACTGGGACGGCGAGAAGGAGGTGCTGGCGGTGGAGCGCGGCGCGCCCGCGTTGCTGACGTGCGTGAACCGCGCGCACGTGTGGACCGACCGGCACCTGGAGGAGGCGCAGCAGGTGGTGCACTGGGACCGGCAGCCGCCCGGGGTGCCGCACGACCGCGCGGACCGCCTGCTCGACCTGTACGCGTCGGGCGAGCGCCGCGCCTACGGGCCGCCCTTCCTGCGGGAGCGCGTGGCGGTGGGGGCGGACGCCTTCGCGCGCGGCGACTTCTCGCTGCGCATCGACCCGCTGGAGCCGGCAGACGAGGGCACCTACTCCTGCCACCTGCACCACCACTACTGCGGCCTACACGAGCGCCGCGTCTTCCACCTGAAGGTCACCGAGCCCGCCGCCCGGCCGCCCCCGCGGGACTCGCCGGGCAACGGCTCCAGCCACAGCGGCGCGCCCGGCCCAGGTGCAGGAG ACCCCACGCTGGCGCGCGGCCGCAGCGTCATCAACGTCATCGTCCCCGAGGGCCGGGCCCACTTCTTCCAGCAGCTGGGCTACGTGCTGGCCACCCTGCTGCTCTTCATCCTGTTGCTCATCACCGTCATCCTGGCCACCCGACAGCGCCGCCGCGGAG GCTACGAGTACTCCGACAAGAAGTCCAAGTCCAAGGG GAAGGACGTGAACATGGTGGAGTTTGCTGTGGCTGCCGGGGACCAGGCTCTTTACAGGAGGGAGGACATCCGACTAG GTTACAAAAACAACCTCCTGAAGGAGAGGGTTGAGCTGTCCCACAGCCCCCTGCCCGCCAAGAGCATCGACTTGGACAAAG aggggcagagggcagaCACCCGCCTGTCCCCTTGGCTTCCAGAGTTCCGGAAGGAGTACTGCAAATAA